tgaagagtaaaatcacagacttccttctgctctccatctctggatcactgtgattctctcccttgctctgacccctcagtcccttacggactcgactggccaataaaatgtgcctgactgtcagagcgttgagcaacagaattaaaccgAATGGAAGCAATGGCTTTAAAACTGTATCAAACAAGTCAAAACCAATCCATCCaggctcagtaaaatagcttgtctTAAATTCACAGCCCCACGGTACATTGTTGATTATGTCTGCAGGTTCTAGTGTAAAGAAGAtagggatgttttttaaacagaacagaatgcaagttgttgctggaaCTACAGTCGcaattttctcagtgcaatattttgttttcagcttctggcaacaaatagccacaaatcgatcaaaggtgaaagtgacggtgaaccagacagaacagtctgtggctgtatGACTCAGGACACTGATAACTCTACACACAGgagtgatgtccaggaaagatcccgggaaataataataactgatccgccacagtatgacctcagtgataatgaccagtagatccgctgttgccatggctACCAGGTAGCGACTGGTGCAGGCGGAGAGCCCGCACTTTCCCTGGGACAGTATCACAATTGctactaaattaactg
The nucleotide sequence above comes from Heterodontus francisci isolate sHetFra1 chromosome 29, sHetFra1.hap1, whole genome shotgun sequence. Encoded proteins:
- the LOC137345701 gene encoding probable G-protein coupled receptor 139, with amino-acid sequence MLETFFRIRKIYYLILGVIGVPVNLVAIVILSQGKCGLSACTSRYLVAMATADLLVIITEVILWRISYYYFPGSFLDITPVCRVISVLSHTATDCSVWFTVTFTFDRFVAICCQKLKTKYCTEKIATVVPATTCILFCLKNIPIFFTLEPADIINNVPWGCEFKTSYFTEPGWIGFDLFDTVLKPLLPFGLILLLNALTVRHILLASRVRKGLRGQSKGENHSDPEMESRRKSVILLFTISGSFILLWLVYVLEFLYYNITGIDPGDYNNSQYMFEHVGYMLLNLSCCTNTFIYGATQFKFREQLKSAVKYLVTPISQLMNKQNN